The sequence below is a genomic window from Candidatus Berkelbacteria bacterium.
TTTTTCACGGCGTTCCTCGAGCCGGAAACCGTATGTCCCCTGGCGTATCTCCTTATGTTTCTCACGACGTTCGGCGTGCCGCCATTGTACCTGTCCGGGTCGGAATCAAGAACGTAGCAGACCTGCATTTTATACACTATTGAACATAGTCATTTAAACCAAAATTTAGTAGAACAGTCTTGGAAAGAATTGCGGCTTTAAAGCCGTAGTATCATACTCTTTGCAGATGAAAAGGAAGAAAATCAGCGTCGTCATAACAACGTACAACAGGGCGCCGCAGCTTCTCAAATGCGTGGATTCGGTCATCGGCCAGGATTACCCCAGCAGCATGTATGAAATAATAGTCGTGAACGACTGCTCTACAGACAGCACGAAAAGCGTGATGGGTGGTATTTCGAAGGTCCATAAAAATATTCGCATATTGTCGCACAGCAAAAATAAGGGCGAGGCCGGCGCCCGCAATACAGGAATAAAGGCCGCCCGGGGCAATATAATAGCGTTTATTGATGACGACTGCATTGCAGGGAAGGGATGGCTTTCTTCCATAAACCATGCGTTCGTCGATGGCGTCGATGGCGTCGAGGGAATTACCGTAACGAAGGGGGGAAAAGGACCTTTTGACAACTACGTCGAGAATCTTCACGGCGGCAAATACATGACATGCAACATGTCGTACAGGGCGCCTCTCATAAAGAAAATAGGATGCGACGGACGCCTTCGGCATGCGAACAGGGTGGACAGCGACCTTGCATTTTCCGTGATTGAAAGTGGCGGGAAGCTCGTTTTCAGCAGAGAAGCTTCCGTGGAGCATTCAATAACGCGCGGCTCCTTTCGCTCAAAGCTGCGCAGAAAGAAGTTCTTCATGAACGACGCCCTGCTCTATAAGAAGCATCC
It includes:
- a CDS encoding glycosyltransferase family 2 protein codes for the protein MKRKKISVVITTYNRAPQLLKCVDSVIGQDYPSSMYEIIVVNDCSTDSTKSVMGGISKVHKNIRILSHSKNKGEAGARNTGIKAARGNIIAFIDDDCIAGKGWLSSINHAFVDGVDGVEGITVTKGGKGPFDNYVENLHGGKYMTCNMSYRAPLIKKIGCDGRLRHANRVDSDLAFSVIESGGKLVFSREASVEHSITRGSFRSKLRRKKFFMNDALLYKKHPALYKKDIKFPFEKFTPFYIFLAAASLINPLFLAGLFLAAAIELIDRRWHAGPVDFVKFAVLQSIGSFVIIASVLYGCWKYGSSPRILLPFKS